Proteins from one Comamonas flocculans genomic window:
- the phoR gene encoding phosphate regulon sensor histidine kinase PhoR encodes MTGRFFLFLGSLSMGALIGAWLGGPWVALIAVMALACGWFVRDAWRATRALAWLRQGEGAPGTRLGGAWGEALDRVRRLLHEKARERAASEQRLHTFLAALQASPNGVLLLDATGHIQWCNQMAAQHFGLDAQRDHMQSIANLLRDPAFGGYLATGDFTGDVVLNGRESTPAHPVRLSVHLYPYGDGQRLMLSRDITALEQAEAMRRDFVANVSHEIRTPLTVLAGFVETLQTLALQPPERARYLDLMAGQARRMRDLVQDLLTLSRLEADTPPPLDHWTPVDELLTRCGQEARALSRQLLPADQAPHRWRFPAPEQLVDAGAIAGAPSELHSALSNLLANAVRHTPAGGCIAMSWERQADGSARLAVCDDGPGIAPEHLQRLTERFYRIDRDRSREHGGTGLGLAIVKHVAQRHGAQLQISSTLGEGSQFALVFPSERLVSGTSSGS; translated from the coding sequence ATGACCGGGCGCTTTTTCCTTTTCCTTGGATCGCTGTCGATGGGTGCGCTGATCGGCGCCTGGCTGGGCGGCCCCTGGGTGGCGCTCATCGCCGTCATGGCATTGGCCTGCGGCTGGTTCGTGCGGGATGCATGGCGCGCCACCCGGGCGCTGGCGTGGCTGCGCCAGGGCGAAGGCGCGCCCGGCACGCGCCTCGGCGGCGCATGGGGCGAAGCGCTCGATCGCGTGCGCCGCCTCCTGCACGAGAAAGCGCGTGAACGCGCCGCCAGCGAGCAACGCCTGCACACCTTCCTCGCCGCGCTGCAAGCCTCGCCCAACGGCGTGCTGCTGCTCGACGCGACAGGGCACATACAGTGGTGCAACCAGATGGCGGCGCAGCACTTCGGCCTCGATGCCCAGCGCGACCACATGCAGTCCATCGCCAACCTGCTGCGCGACCCGGCCTTCGGCGGCTACCTGGCGACGGGCGACTTCACGGGCGACGTGGTGCTGAATGGACGCGAGAGCACGCCCGCGCACCCGGTACGGCTGTCGGTGCATCTGTACCCCTACGGCGACGGCCAGCGGCTGATGCTCTCGCGCGACATCACCGCACTGGAGCAGGCGGAGGCCATGCGCCGGGACTTCGTCGCCAACGTCTCGCACGAAATCCGCACCCCGCTCACGGTGCTCGCGGGCTTTGTTGAAACCTTGCAGACCCTGGCGCTGCAGCCCCCCGAGCGCGCACGTTACCTCGATCTGATGGCCGGGCAGGCGCGGCGCATGCGCGACCTGGTGCAAGACCTGCTCACGCTCTCGCGCCTGGAAGCGGACACGCCGCCGCCGCTGGACCACTGGACGCCGGTGGACGAGCTGCTCACGCGCTGCGGCCAGGAAGCCCGCGCCTTGTCGCGCCAGTTGCTGCCCGCGGACCAGGCGCCCCATCGCTGGCGCTTTCCCGCGCCCGAACAGCTCGTCGATGCCGGCGCCATCGCGGGCGCGCCCAGCGAGCTGCACAGCGCCCTGTCCAATCTCTTGGCCAATGCCGTGCGCCATACGCCAGCGGGCGGCTGTATCGCGATGAGCTGGGAAAGACAAGCCGATGGCAGCGCGCGCCTGGCGGTATGCGACGACGGCCCCGGCATCGCCCCCGAGCACCTGCAGCGCCTGACCGAGCGCTTCTACCGCATCGATCGCGACCGTTCCCGCGAGCACGGCGGCACCGGCCTGGGCCTGGCCATCGTCAAGCACGTGGCGCAGCGCCACGGCGCCCAACTGCAAATCAGCAGTACGCTCGGCGAAGGATCGCAATTCGCTCTGGTGTTTCCCTCGGAGCGCCTGGTCTCCGGCACGAGCTCCGGATCCTGA
- a CDS encoding tryptophan--tRNA ligase, whose amino-acid sequence MSITRFLTGITPSGTPHLGNFVGSIRPSVAASRNPAVQSFYFLADYHALIKCQEPERVNHSTLEIAASWLAAGLDPEHVTFYRQSDIPEIPELHWLLTCVAGKGLLNRAHAYKAAQDKNREAGREIDDGVSAGLFMYPVLMAADILMFNAHKVPVGRDQVQHIEMARDMAASFNHLYGEHFTLPEAAIEENVATLAGLDGRKMSKSYDNTIPLFATRAELKKLIATIVTDSRAPGEPKQVQGSALFQIYQAFATPEETEAMRRAYAEGIAWGEAKQLLFERVDKELTPMRARYEDLMAHPEQVEAVLRAGGERARALSHPFLLRLRSAVGLRPLQAAPRSATAKPKAATAELPQFKQYREKDGRFYFKLVAPDGALLLQSEGFAAPRDAARLIAQLRQDAGSLTALPAGAAAAPGVALATIAAALEALVVD is encoded by the coding sequence ATGTCCATCACCCGTTTTCTCACCGGCATCACGCCCTCGGGCACGCCGCACCTGGGCAATTTCGTCGGCTCCATCCGTCCCTCGGTGGCCGCCAGCCGAAACCCGGCGGTGCAGAGCTTCTATTTCCTCGCCGACTACCACGCGCTCATCAAGTGCCAGGAGCCCGAGCGCGTGAACCACTCCACGCTGGAGATCGCCGCCAGCTGGCTCGCCGCCGGCCTGGACCCCGAGCACGTCACCTTCTACCGCCAGAGCGACATCCCGGAAATCCCCGAGCTGCACTGGCTGCTCACCTGCGTGGCGGGCAAGGGGCTGCTCAACCGTGCCCACGCCTACAAGGCGGCGCAGGACAAGAACCGCGAGGCCGGGCGCGAGATCGACGACGGCGTGAGCGCCGGCCTGTTCATGTACCCGGTGCTGATGGCCGCCGACATCCTGATGTTCAACGCGCACAAGGTACCCGTGGGGCGCGACCAGGTGCAGCACATCGAGATGGCGCGCGACATGGCGGCGAGCTTCAACCACCTCTACGGCGAGCACTTCACGCTGCCCGAGGCGGCCATCGAAGAAAACGTGGCCACGCTCGCGGGGCTCGACGGCCGCAAGATGAGCAAGAGCTACGACAACACCATCCCGCTGTTTGCCACGCGCGCCGAACTCAAGAAGCTGATCGCCACCATCGTCACCGACTCGCGCGCGCCGGGCGAACCCAAGCAGGTGCAAGGCTCGGCGCTGTTCCAGATCTACCAGGCCTTCGCCACGCCCGAAGAAACCGAGGCCATGCGCCGCGCCTACGCCGAAGGCATCGCCTGGGGCGAGGCCAAGCAGCTGCTGTTCGAGCGCGTGGACAAGGAACTGACCCCGATGCGCGCACGCTACGAAGACCTCATGGCCCACCCCGAGCAGGTGGAAGCGGTGCTGCGCGCCGGTGGCGAACGCGCACGCGCGCTCTCCCACCCCTTCCTGCTGCGCCTGCGCAGCGCCGTCGGCCTGCGTCCGCTGCAAGCCGCCCCGCGCTCGGCGACGGCAAAACCCAAAGCGGCCACCGCCGAGCTGCCGCAGTTCAAGCAATACCGCGAGAAGGATGGCAGGTTCTACTTCAAGCTGGTTGCGCCCGATGGTGCGCTGCTGCTGCAAAGCGAGGGTTTCGCGGCGCCGCGCGACGCCGCCCGCCTGATCGCCCAGCTGCGCCAGGATGCGGGCTCGCTCACCGCCCTGCCGGCCGGCGCAGCGGCGGCCCCCGGGGTGGCGCTTGCTACCATCGCGGCTGCCCTTGAAGCGCTGGTGGTGGATTGA
- a CDS encoding response regulator transcription factor produces MRIAAVDDDPLQLEFYAKALGAQNHGFHGFADAEALRRHLRRETFDLLIVDWQLPDADGPDLVREIRTQYGADMPILFVTLRDSEADLVRGLASGGDDYMTKPVRLAEFNARLNALLRRAWPHSQESTLEFGRYRFHADRRRLEMDGQPLALSEREYDIALLLFTNMGRLLSRDHLREAVWGYSAGVISRSLDTHISRLRALLDLQPASGLVITAVYGIGYRLERVPDPEPACAAQP; encoded by the coding sequence ATGCGCATTGCTGCGGTGGACGACGACCCGCTACAGCTCGAGTTCTATGCCAAGGCGCTTGGCGCGCAAAACCATGGCTTCCACGGTTTTGCCGACGCCGAGGCGCTGCGCCGCCATCTGCGCCGCGAGACCTTCGACCTGCTCATCGTCGACTGGCAGCTGCCCGATGCCGACGGCCCCGACCTGGTGCGCGAGATCCGCACGCAGTACGGGGCCGACATGCCCATCCTCTTCGTCACCCTGCGCGACAGCGAGGCCGACCTGGTTCGCGGTCTGGCCAGCGGCGGCGACGACTACATGACCAAGCCGGTACGCCTGGCCGAGTTCAACGCCCGCCTGAACGCCCTGCTGCGCCGGGCCTGGCCCCACAGCCAGGAATCGACGCTGGAATTTGGCCGCTACCGCTTTCACGCCGACCGGCGCCGCCTGGAGATGGATGGCCAGCCCCTGGCCCTGAGCGAACGCGAATACGACATCGCGCTGCTGCTGTTCACCAACATGGGCCGCCTGCTTTCGCGCGACCATCTGCGCGAGGCCGTCTGGGGTTACAGCGCCGGAGTGATCTCGCGCTCGCTCGACACCCACATCTCGCGCCTGCGCGCGCTGCTGGACCTGCAGCCGGCCAGCGGCCTGGTGATCACCGCCGTCTACGGCATAGGCTACCGGCTCGAGCGCGTGCCGGACCCCGAGCCGGCGTGCGCCGCCCAACCCTAG
- a CDS encoding site-2 protease family protein: MNADTIQTILIYALPVLLSITVHEAAHGYAARHFGDHTAERMGRITLNPLKHIDPIGTIAMPLFLYFATAGSFLFGYAKPVPVNFGALRNPKRDMVWVALAGPASNLAQAIGWALLLVLYAALGVSEVFFVKMAQGGILANLVMWAFNLFPLPPLDGGRVLVGLLPWRQAQMVARLEPYGFFIVMALVLVGVVGTWWLMPLMQFGYALIHWLITPIVALLN, from the coding sequence GTGAACGCCGACACCATCCAGACCATCCTCATCTACGCCCTGCCCGTGCTGCTGTCCATCACGGTGCACGAGGCAGCCCACGGCTACGCCGCGCGCCACTTCGGCGACCACACCGCCGAGAGGATGGGGCGCATCACGCTCAATCCGCTCAAGCACATCGACCCGATCGGCACCATCGCGATGCCGCTGTTCCTGTATTTCGCCACCGCCGGCAGCTTTCTCTTTGGCTACGCCAAGCCGGTGCCGGTCAACTTCGGCGCGCTGAGGAACCCCAAGCGCGACATGGTCTGGGTAGCGCTGGCCGGCCCCGCATCCAACCTGGCGCAGGCCATAGGCTGGGCGCTGCTGCTGGTGCTCTACGCGGCGCTGGGCGTGAGCGAGGTCTTCTTCGTCAAGATGGCTCAGGGCGGCATCCTCGCCAACCTCGTCATGTGGGCCTTCAACCTGTTTCCGTTGCCCCCGCTCGACGGCGGGCGCGTGCTCGTGGGGCTGCTGCCCTGGCGCCAGGCGCAGATGGTGGCGCGTCTGGAGCCCTACGGCTTCTTCATCGTCATGGCGCTGGTCCTGGTGGGCGTGGTCGGCACCTGGTGGCTGATGCCGTTGATGCAGTTCGGCTACGCGCTCATCCACTGGCTCATCACACCCATCGTAGCCCTGCTCAACTGA
- the phoB gene encoding phosphate regulon transcriptional regulator PhoB, producing MKPFTRVLVAEDEPAIAELIAVHLRHHGFEPVIAADGLAARREVDAALPDVILLDWMLPGEDGLRLTRRWRQDARTRLVPILMLTARGDEADKVAGLEAGADDYIVKPFSPAELLARIRAVLRRRAPEHAGEPLVLGALRLDSGTRQASLSGAPLKLGPTEFRLLLYLMGRAERVHSRAQLLDGVWGDQVYIEERTVDVHVKRLREALGDAACMLQTVRGSGYRLTAQPPTPAAEAGAAP from the coding sequence ATGAAACCGTTCACACGCGTCCTGGTGGCCGAGGATGAACCGGCGATCGCCGAACTCATCGCGGTGCACCTTCGCCACCACGGCTTCGAGCCGGTCATCGCCGCCGACGGGCTCGCGGCGCGGCGCGAGGTGGACGCCGCCCTGCCCGACGTCATCCTGCTGGACTGGATGCTGCCCGGCGAGGACGGTCTGCGGCTCACGCGCCGCTGGCGTCAAGATGCGCGCACCCGCCTCGTGCCCATCCTGATGCTCACCGCGCGCGGCGACGAGGCGGACAAGGTCGCCGGACTGGAAGCGGGCGCGGACGACTACATCGTCAAGCCCTTCTCCCCCGCCGAGCTGCTGGCACGCATCCGCGCGGTGCTGCGCAGGCGCGCGCCCGAGCACGCGGGCGAGCCCCTCGTCCTCGGCGCCTTGCGCCTGGACAGCGGCACGCGCCAGGCCAGCCTGTCGGGCGCGCCGCTCAAGCTCGGCCCGACCGAATTCAGGCTGCTGCTCTACCTGATGGGCCGCGCCGAGCGCGTGCACAGCCGCGCGCAGCTGCTCGACGGCGTCTGGGGCGATCAGGTGTACATCGAGGAGCGCACGGTGGACGTGCACGTCAAGCGCCTGCGCGAGGCCCTGGGCGACGCTGCCTGCATGCTGCAAACCGTGCGCGGCAGCGGCTACCGGCTGACGGCGCAGCCGCCAACACCGGCTGCGGAAGCTGGCGCCGCGCCCTGA